One window from the genome of Ailuropoda melanoleuca isolate Jingjing chromosome 5, ASM200744v2, whole genome shotgun sequence encodes:
- the CCDC167 gene encoding coiled-coil domain-containing protein 167: protein MPPVGAPNNDWGIPASNMTKKKRENLGVALEIDGLEEKLLRCRRDLEAVNSRLYGVELSPEARKSLEKEKNSLMNKASHYEKELKLLRQENRRNMLLSVAIFILLTLVYTYWTL, encoded by the exons ATGCCACCAGTGGGTGCGCCCAATAATGACTGGGGGATCCCGGCAAGTAACATGACCAAAAAGAAGCGGGAGAATCTGGGCGTCGCTCTAGAG ATCGATGGGCTGGAGGAGAAGCTGTTGCGGTGTCGGAGAGACCTGGAGGCTGTCAACTCCAGGCTCTATGGGGTGGAGCTGAGCCCAGAGGCCAG GAAGTCtctggagaaggagaaaaacagccTGATGAACAAAGCCTCCCACTATG AGAAGGAGCTGAAGCTGCTTCGGCAAGAGAACCGGAGGAACATGCTGCTCTCTGTGGCCATCTTCATCCTCCTGACCCTCGTCTACACCTACTGGACCCTGTGA